Within the Megalops cyprinoides isolate fMegCyp1 chromosome 10, fMegCyp1.pri, whole genome shotgun sequence genome, the region TCACAACGTATCGTTGAACAATTTTTATAAATCAAACttaataaagaggaaaaaaacaacacagaacgAAGACAGGAATGGTTACGGATATATTTCCCAAATTTTTCCCCCAGAATGGAATCCCTCATCGCTCACCTTGCCCTTCCTCTTTTTGTCCCCTCCAAAGAACTTCCCAATCTGGTCCAGTAGACCAGGGTTCTTCTTCCGCCGGCCAAGCCCGAAGGTGGCCTGTCCCGAAGTACTAGCCGTTGCCATGCTGGGTGTCGATAGATCAGGTTTGGGGGTTCAGAGGTTCTGTCAGTTGGTTTAAAAAcgtcgggggagggggggagagagcagctctAGTCTGTGTCCTTCTCCGTGCAATCCGAACCCGACTCCGTGCCCGTTCCGCCGTGCTCCTGGATGGTATGCAGCTCGTCTGACTCCGAGGGCCGGTCTTTGAAGGTGTTGTCCTGCCGTCCCGGGGCATCTCGGGAGAAGAGGCGGACCAAGTGGGGGCGGGCGGCGTTGGGGTCAGCTGTGCTGGCACCGCTCCAGGCATTCTTCGGGCCCCCTGCTCCCGTGGAGTCAGTCGCCGCTGTCTTCTCCGAGGGGCTCCCATTGTTCTGGTTCACATCTGCCTCGCCCTGGCCTGAAAGAACAACAGGGGTTATCTATGGCTTTGGGCCTGGCGCAGAATGGCCGAGCAGACAATGGAGGCCATTGTCAAAATGCCCCTTTCATTTAGAATGGTTAAAGGAACCCTCAGGTTTGGAGATAAGTTACAGTCTCTAATAGAAACAGCACAAACTGACGTGATTTTCAAGGTGAGAAACAGTTTATAAACAAGTGTAATACTTTTTTTGCTTCTGGCAACCTGTAACAGCTACACAATGAGTGCTCTATCTTGGCCTACATCTAAACACCACCAAACTTTTAGGTGATCAATAAAAGAGGACAAATCCAAAATATTTGCTTGCTTTTTCAAAAATTCTTGCATTAGCCTCAAAATAGTCCCAAAACACTATTCACATTACTGTTTCAAATAAATATCCTAAAGATCAAGATTCTGTATGAATCCATACGAATCTTTTTCATTGCTTGTCCAAGCTGGGGTTTAAGGGTGCTGTTGGATGCTGCATGCACTGACATATTAAGATCTATGGCATTTAGCTCAGCCATGGGATGAGGCTAATAGGCTTGGTTCCTATGCATTGAATTAGCTATCCGCACCCAGTGAACAATGCAGATACTGTACTGAGCTAAATGGTGCAGCAAAACACCAGGGTATCTGCATGCTAATATTTTCTTGACAGTcgtcctttgttttttttcccccttttttccctctctgcataGTTATTTCTGTAGAACAAAGCAAGCTGTGTCATAAAAATAACTCGCCTAAGCATGGATTTTGAGTGAGATGCAGGGTGACACCTATCTGATTTGAGAACGACTGCTAGGCCGAACAGAACCTCACAGTCCTGGGATGTACCAAAGCTGCCGTGTTAAAATGAGATTCAGAGTCCAAGAGCCATGAAGcggggggagaaaaagaaaaaacctgacaTGAAAGGTTATGAAGGAACAGCCACACTTTGATGGATGATTATCACGCATCACTAATTCTTTGTGTTTCCTGTGCACAGCCAAACATTATAAAGATAAGatatccatttaaaataaagcagACATAACTTGTTTACCTTCAGATATTGTCCCATTGTGAAACTACATTAGAATCAAGCAGAGTTACAAAAAAGACCCTTAAAGATAAGCACAAAAGCTTTATCTGTGGCTCTGTTCCAGAGGCTCCTGCAAGATGAAATTACCCACATATGCCACACAGTAATAAAAAGTCAGTATCATTTCGAACAAATAAATGAGTGTGCTACCAACCTGAACAAAACAATCACCTACCAAAAAAAAACGCTTATCCACTGGCATTCAGGGTTTTGCTAATTAATCTTTTTGAAAATGGATTTCCTAAAAAGGCTGTCTAGTCAACCTCATGTTAGAACTCAATTCTATTTCACATTTCCTGATTATCCCTGATCTTGGACCAGTGCACACCAATTTGGCCAAGATGAGTGAACCCATGTAAAACAGTCCTGGATCAGTGATAATCTTACACAGACATTCCTGGCTACTCTTTAACCATGCCAAGACATGACCAAGGCTAGGTGTACAGATGTAGGAgcatttttcattgctgtttgttCTGCTTGGTGTTGTGCCATTGTGTGCTATGAAACCATATTTCAGTGTATCCTATTTCACTGTAAACCACTGAGTTCTAGGTACTTACCATGAAAGTAAAACCATATGAAGAAATGCTCTATCACCTTCTTAAACAACTGAGTGCAAAGTTTAATTCCTAATGAGTCTCACAAAAAGAGActattttgtttaattagatATGAACCAGGGAGATTTGAAGTTTGAAACCAGTATGCCTAGTCTTACAATAGATAACAATGATACTAATCTGTTACcttacaataatgcaataatatcATTGATGATGATTATGGATGTAGTGAACGCTTACAGGAAATAACAGCACAGCCTTTAAAATGATATCTTGGGCTAGCTTTCCTTGCTCAGTGGAATACAGAAGCCTTAAGAGTGTGCGTCTCtcccacagaagagagaaagagagagagacagagagagacgctTATCAGAAGGCTGCGACCATGGAGATAAAAGCCCCAAAATGTACCCTGGCAGTAAATGGGAAAATGGCCATTGTTGTTTCGCCTGCACTGCCACAGGCCTTATGAGGACACTGTCCTCTACATATCAACGCaacgtctgttttttttttttttttgcccccccacccccctctggGCCAATTTTTTCTCCATgtcaaagaaaaacagtaatcaaagaaaacaaaactcttTCCTGATGAAAGCTGTCATTCTCATTGAGAtgcttctgcctctctctgtgccgGAGCTATGCAAGGAGCAGCCCAGTGGTGCTCTCTTTTAACTCCAGCACTCTCTGGGCTATGGAGAGGCACCTGCTGACTCCAATGATGAGAGTCCAGCATTGcactaacaacaacaacaacaacaacagaaaaaaaaaaaaaaacttgcaggGAGATTGATGAGTatggttacacacacacatacacacacacacacacacacacacacacacacacacacacacacacacacacacacacaaacacacacagagtgcactTATCTTCACATGGACAGGTGCTGGGACAGAAATTAATCTCATTTAATCTAATGTACCCttaacaaaagcacaaaggGTGTGCCCAGCTGCTGGTGTCTGCACCAATAAAATAGAAGTGTATGTTCTTTCAGTGGTAGGAGACAATGAACCGCAATTTACAATGCTGTTGCAGGTCTATTCACAAGGAGCTGATTTCTTAACAGTATATCTTGAATACTTCCAAGCAAtagaacaaaacagacaaacagcagaacattttaTATTGTAACCTCAAAGCTGTCAAGAATTCACTTAGAAGCAAAGGCCACTCCAGTTCCAACGGTACAAATGGTAAGGAGACATATCCAGTTTCTTCCTTGTCTGGGTATTGTGTTCAGAATGGGTAGGTGCTCAGCTACATTTGTTGAGGCTCCTTTAGTCAACAATGACCCAGTGGATTCAAGAGGAAATGGTGTCCCACTGGTTAgaaggaaagtgttttttttattattttatttttttaattatcagcAAGTATCTGTGTGATTACAACTTTTACACTTGTAAagtatgtctgtatgtacacCTTGTTACTTTATGACACACCCTTGacacaatgtaataatgttctACTACTGacataatatttacatgcaattacatgtaattacacaggtagTGTACACAAAGTCACTGTAAATCATGTCATTAATTCCCATCACCTGATCCTTTCTAGTTGATTTTCTTTCATGTCCTGTTTCATACTGAATGCAGGAAGGCATCCACAGCCCTGACAGTGGTGTGTTTGTCCTCGTCTCCACGGTAATTGCCCATTCGGAGCCATCTCTGTGCACCAGTGACAGATTCAGTGTGGCACCATCTGCTCCTACTGTTCGCTTCCTCTGGGGATCCCCAGGTGGtacactggtgtgtgtgtgtgtgtgtgtgtgtgtgtgtgtgtgtgtgtgtgtgtgtgttttataaagGCCCATCCTCGGAGGTGTGCGTTTGACAGTTCCATCAAGTGAGACCTGAGCTGTGACACTTGGTAACAGTGTAACAGCTAGACATGCTGCTCCTCATTCCCTCCCCTGCACCACCATGGAACTTTCACAGACAATTTCACAAAGGatggtttaaaataaatttcattctgTCAGTATGTATGAAAATACTTGCTTATTTTTATCCAAATGCCTGGAGTAATGTTTTTCGAAGGATCAATGCTCATCTAGAAAGCACCTCAACATGATCATGACTGTAGAAATGGAACCCTTTTGGATTTAGCTTACTAAAACACTCATCTAGCTACAAATATTCCAAAATCATTGTAATGTTCTCACAAATGCCCTGAAGTCACTCTTTTTAGTTTTTAACACTGAAGTTAATGACACTAAACCTATGACAGACCAGATATACAACTTTAAGGTTTAGACAATGCTTTGAAGCATATCTAAAGGTAAAACTGACCACAGGTTACCCACTTTCAGCCAATCAATAccccagttttgtttttcaagctAAATATCAAATGCATACTTTTTGACCCATCTTCAAAACAATATACGTACTAACTTGAGGGCCTTCGTTAATTATTGTCCATTAGATTCCACATACTGCAGCTATAACTACTTGTATCTTCAGGATAGCTGGTCATTCAAGTGAAATTAGTCCTACTTTACACAGCCCTCCCTTCACAATAAAGTGAAGGACAAATACAGCCACACTGTATACTTAGATTATACAGATGGCCCTATCATTTTTGACTTATGACAACCATTGATTCTGATGTTCCTCCATGCCAGCATTCACACATGTGCTTGTGTACCATGCAAGATGCTCTGGTTGTGGACTGCTGTTAAAAGACTGATAAATGACctgattaaaatgcatgtggCCAATGCCTCCCATAGACATGCTCCAAAAGCATGGGGAAAAACAATGAGCCAGTGAGCCTGGCCATGATGGGGCCCAGTGTGGAGCAGTCCTGGACATCTGCAAGGAGGGTCAGCATGTGCCCGCTtacctgcaggctgcaggctggagTCGGCACGCTCACACTGGCACTGCACCAGCACTGAGCCAATGACAGTGATACTGACACCAAAGCCCTTTATTCAAATGGTTCTCACTGGATATGAAAGCTGTGGAAATTGATACAAATACCTGAGTTACGGACTCAACAGTAAAGTGCCGTGCCTCTGCCCCCTACTTGCATTGTATCTGCTCAAACTGTGAGAATCACTAAATCTAACGCGGTTGCTGGCTCGTTAATAACAACAGAACCTACCCAGCTAGGACATAATAGGACAGGACAGAATAAAACATAATCAATTATAATCAAACAGTACTGCACCAAATGGAAAAGAACCCAACAGACTGAAGTGGAAATGCAAATTTgtctaaattattattattttttttttttcccagagcaCCCTGTGCAACGCTTAAGAACACAAAGCTACTTTCATTTGCACGATGATCACCTCAACAGAATTGAACCGTTTCTCTTCTGGAAGCACAGTTAAACTCCCTTTGCATCAAAACCAACATGAATTGCATCACAGAAGTAAGGAGGAGAGCGCAAGCAGatgtacacactcactctcagtCCTCAGAAAATCATCACTCAtctgtcaattttttttctttcctcacagcagaaaaggagaatgatgtgagaggaaaaaaaaaaacgactttTCACAGATACAAAatgctgtttactgtttacacCGGCACGGCTGCGACAGTCACAGGATGTCAGAACCTGCATTTATAAACAACTCCCGGCAATTACCCCAACCGGCACAAAATCAATTTGCGGCAGGCTGGTGACGCTGACATCAAAGATTGCAGCCTGCTGGATCGGTCTCCGGATTCACAGTGAAGGCCTCCTAAATCAGCCACGTGTTCCTGAGAGAACCGGGCATGGTGTGTCTCAGTGTTATATGACATGGAGTGAGTGCACAGCATGCTGATTGGGGATGTGCGGCTGGCAATGTTATCTGGATCGATGGCAGATCCCGGGTCCTGGAGATCAGCCGTTAGCATGAGTCATACACATTGATGTTTATCGATCcaacttcaaaagaaaaaaaaaatggacctGGTGGTAACTTCTGGACAATTTCCTTATCTGGCCATCGCCTCCCAAACCTCTGTGACACTCCATCTTATCGACAGAAATGAGATTAGATCTGAGAAATCCAACTGGCAGTGTGATGTTACCCATGTTGGAAATCCAGGCCTTAGGAGTAAAATTCAGATGGAGAAATACCTTAGTTTACTTGAGAATAGACTTCAAAAGCCAGCGGGGGCATCAAGACTGGTAGTTTCTGGACCGGCCGTTACCACGCTACTAAGCAGAAATGGAAACCACTACTTGGGAAAGAGTTAAAAGGAACGAGAGGCAACAGGACTGGGAGGGAGAGGTCATGCTTGTTTGCTCGGTCATGTCCGCCCTTAAGGCATCCAATATGCggtaggggaggggggggtggaagcGGCACCCACAGTAGCCAGCCGACCGCGGGCAGGAATGCTGGGAGTAGGCCGGCTGTGTTGCCTGCAGAAGACGCTGGGCTTTGTGGCTCTTGGGTAAGGGACGGGCGGGTTCACAGGGACAACAATAGGCGCTATGGAGAGCAGTGGTGGGACACAGGCATGGGAGCTATTCTCAAACTGCGAGAGGTATGCGACCCCGCACCCCAGACGCCCACCTAGCGGTGAAAAAATCTGTTGGAGCGGCATTCGTGACTGCTCAGAGAAGCACCCACGGGTCTCGGAGAAAGCAGGTCTCTGTTccactgtgtaaaatgttttattcacgGTCATCCCGCAGGAGATTGACAGTTGAGAGGATGCCTTCCTTAACCTGGTAAAAGGCCAAGTTGTCTTCCCTAATGAAGCCTCTACTGTAGGTGTAACACACAATGCCACACCCTTCAAGATCCACTCACAGGACGACATGGCAGAATCACATCTCAGAGACAACAGGCATGTCAGTCTCTGTCTGATAACTTTACCAGgactacatacagtatatacagtaaaCATCAACATGCTAACACCACAGAGAGCACATAAGTTATGGCCATAAACAAGCTGTTTAATACATGTGGCAAATGTTATTGGTAATAAGAACACAGCCCACTGAAATAACATGTTCATTCCGCTAACTGCGAAAGTGAGTCTGTTAGAAATGCCTGTCCAAGTTTTCAGAGACAGGGTGTGTTTTACTCTCTGACCTTGATTCTTTGTCTTGTAATTCAATGTCATCTTTTGCTAGCTTACCGATTTGCATTTGTTACAGTTCCAGCTGCTTTCATGGTAATCATTAAAATTCTGTCTTGTGtgagct harbors:
- the LOC118784274 gene encoding myelin basic protein-like translates to MGQHLGKREMHLEDKAPPSEPGSGQTVTEPESADDNEVFGQGEADVNQNNGSPSEKTAATDSTGAGGPKNAWSGASTADPNAARPHLVRLFSRDAPGRQDNTFKDRPSESDELHTIQEHGGTGTESGSDCTEKDTD